The following DNA comes from Corynebacterium lizhenjunii.
CTGCCCGCAACCCGACCGCTGTCGCCATCGTCACCACCGTCATGGTGGTCAGCGGTGTTGCTGCCGCTAAGGTCAGCGTTGGCCTGGCTGCCCGTGGTGTCGGGTTCTGCGCCATTGTGGCCGGGGGCGGCGTTGTTGTCCAGGCCGGGGAGGGACTTTTGCGCGGCGTGGGCCTGGGCTTCAGCGGCAACCTGGGCTTCAGCGGCTGCTTGGGCCTCTGCGGCAGCTTGGGTCTGGGCTGCGGCTTGGGCCTCGGCGGCGGCTTGGGCTTGTGCTTGGGCGGTGAGGACTCCGTACATGTCGGCTACAGCTTGTGGGGTGTCTGTAATGGACATGGTGTGGTTGCCGTTGGCCCGGCGTGTCATGCGCACCCCGCGCTCGGGGTTGGATTGTTTAGAAGGCCCGCGGAAGTCTGCGGCGGCGGTGTCGTGTTCTTGCCAGGGCAGTGAGCATAGCAGGAGGCGTAGTTCCCAGCGGCGGTCTTTGTTTACGCGGCTGACGTGTTCTTCGATGCGGGTGAGGGTGCGTAGGCTGTGGCCTTGGGTGGTGGCAAAGTCGCGGGCAGCGGCTTGGGCGGTAGCAATGCTTTTGGCCTGGGCTTGGGCTTTGGCCTGGGCTTTGGCTGCGGCACGGTTGCGGGCTTCGGACTGGGCAGAACGGTTGTGGGTACGGGAGCGGTTGCGGGAGGAGGGGGCATCGGCAGACTCGAAGTAGACCTGTACCAAGTGGGCAAACTCGGCGGCAGTAGTACCGTCAGCGCCCATGGCCAGGAAATCCTCGGCGCTCATGCCGACGCACTCGGCGACTAAGTGGATGCCCCGAGATTGGATGGTGAAAAAATCCCCCGCGTACATGCCGCACAGTCTAAACCGCAGCGGCCACCCGCGCAAGGGGTTGCGCAAACTTTTTTCCGGTCCGATTTGCCACCGCTAATAGACTGGTGCCCATGCGTGTTTTAGTAGCAATGTCCGGTGGAGTGGACTCTTCCGTTGCCGCGGCCCGTGCTGTAGAGGCGGGCCATGAGGTGGTGGGAGTGCATTTGGCGTTGCACCAGGACGCCCAGCAGACTCGGGAGCGGGCGCGCGGGTGTTGCTCGCTGGAGGACTCCGCAGACGCGCGGCGGATTTGTGACAAGTTGGGCATTCCGTTTTATGTATGGGACTTCTCAGAGGAGTTCAAGCAGGAAGTAATTGGGGACTTTGTGGACTCCTATGCTCGCGGGGAGACCCCGAACCCGTGCCTGCGTTGTAACGAGAAGATCAAGTTCGCCGCTCTGCTGCGCAAGGGCATGGCGCTGGGCTTCGACGCTGTGGCCACGGGCCACTACGCCACCATCGACGCCGATGGCTATATGCGTCGCTCTCTGGATGAGAATAAGGACCAGTCTTATGTCCTGGGGGTTATCACCAAAGAAGAGCTAGACCACTGTTATTTCCCCATTGGGGACACGCCAAAGCCGCTGATCCGCGAGGAAGCCAAGCGCCATGGGTTTTCCACAGCCGCCAAGCCGGACTCCTATGACATCTGTTTTATTCCGGACGGCAACACTCAGGCCTTTTTGGGGCGCTCGATTGGCATGCGCCCGGGCATGATTGTGGACACGGACGGCAACCAGCTCAAGGAACACGACGGTGCGTGGAATTTCACCATCGGTCAGCGCAAGGGGCTGGACATCAAGACCCCCACGCCAGATGGCACCCCGCGCTATGTCACCGACATTGATGCCCGCACCGGCACGGTGACCGTAGGGGCGCGCGCAGACTTAGACGTCTGGCGCATAGAAGCTGACCGGCTCAAGTATTTGCACCCGCTAATGGAGGGGGAAGTGGACTGTGAGGTGCAGGTGCGCGCCCATGGCTCAGTGGTGCCCTGCCGCGCGCGCATTGACCGCGCACAAGACCGCATGGAGGTGCTCCTCGACCGGCCCATCCAAGGGGTCGCGCGCGGCCAGGCGGCGGTGTTGTACTTGCCCAGCCCGGATGAGCTGGGCGATATTGTGCTGGGCTCTGGAACCATCTGTGCCACGGCATAAGTAACGAAGACAGGCAAATACGCAGATGACTGGTTTTGCACTAGGGCCCATGCCGGGAACCTCCATGGCGCAGGCGGCGGACATCATCATAGGGGAGTCCGGTCACTTCCCGGCCTTCCCGCAGTTGCCACAGCGCGGCTTAGGTTCAGATGCCGTGGGGCGCACAGCCGGCTTGTTGGAGGGTCTTGCGGTTGAGCGCGGTCCGCGTTCATGGCGTTTGAGCAACCGCCCGCAGTTGTTCACGCACCGGCTGTGGGATCGGCTTGACCGCGACCTCGACGAGGTACAGGCGGTGTGGGGAGAGTCCGTGCCGCTGCTAAAGGTGCAGGTACTGGGCCCGTGGTCCCTCGCGGCCGCGCTGGAGCTGGCCAACGGCCACCGGGCGATTACCGACCGTGGGGCGCTGGAGGATCTCACGGCGGCGTTGCAGGAGGGAATCGGCAAGCATG
Coding sequences within:
- the mnmA gene encoding tRNA 2-thiouridine(34) synthase MnmA, yielding MRVLVAMSGGVDSSVAAARAVEAGHEVVGVHLALHQDAQQTRERARGCCSLEDSADARRICDKLGIPFYVWDFSEEFKQEVIGDFVDSYARGETPNPCLRCNEKIKFAALLRKGMALGFDAVATGHYATIDADGYMRRSLDENKDQSYVLGVITKEELDHCYFPIGDTPKPLIREEAKRHGFSTAAKPDSYDICFIPDGNTQAFLGRSIGMRPGMIVDTDGNQLKEHDGAWNFTIGQRKGLDIKTPTPDGTPRYVTDIDARTGTVTVGARADLDVWRIEADRLKYLHPLMEGEVDCEVQVRAHGSVVPCRARIDRAQDRMEVLLDRPIQGVARGQAAVLYLPSPDELGDIVLGSGTICATA
- a CDS encoding HNH endonuclease signature motif containing protein, with amino-acid sequence MYAGDFFTIQSRGIHLVAECVGMSAEDFLAMGADGTTAAEFAHLVQVYFESADAPSSRNRSRTHNRSAQSEARNRAAAKAQAKAQAQAKSIATAQAAARDFATTQGHSLRTLTRIEEHVSRVNKDRRWELRLLLCSLPWQEHDTAAADFRGPSKQSNPERGVRMTRRANGNHTMSITDTPQAVADMYGVLTAQAQAQAAAEAQAAAQTQAAAEAQAAAEAQVAAEAQAHAAQKSLPGLDNNAAPGHNGAEPDTTGSQANADLSGSNTADHHDGGDDGDSGRVAGRPYRPSPVELVDAAHTIFFGTDDNDDSVPHAARPQVRTNVIIRLEDLDKIIHGHGEEITVELTNGARMTGAQLVARKLADIGLITLVHPFAGPVNLYTARSASYKQRLMAWAEHPTCAWPGCNKPAEESQIHHIRRHKDNGQTEPSNLVPLCKYHNGTNDDDPTKPTGRGIIERINGRIVWFPPWGGPPWYIPSPAHPDPPPPSPPQRE